From the Carya illinoinensis cultivar Pawnee chromosome 4, C.illinoinensisPawnee_v1, whole genome shotgun sequence genome, one window contains:
- the LOC122306080 gene encoding 11-beta-hydroxysteroid dehydrogenase B-like isoform X1: MDFFNSILNWVVPPASFVILAFSWPTLCFINACEWLYSSFYSENMEDKVVIITGASSGIGEQIAYEYAKRRANLVLVARREQRLRVVGQNARDMGAKHVTVIAADVVKEEDCRRFVNDTINFYGRLDHLVNTASLGHTFYFEEVTDTSVFPLLLDINFWGNVYPTSVALPYLQQSNGRIVVNASVETWLPLPRMSLYAAAKAALVNFYETLRFEVKDDVGITIATHGWIGSEVTGGKFMLEEGAEMQWKEEREVNVTVGPIEDYARLIVSGACRGDAYVKYPSWYDIFLLFRVFAPNVLNWTLRFLLATHGARRTSLLGTGRPLLEYTGKPLLEMSPSPKKLLASPTHYSQLSPLQQPKWE, encoded by the exons ATGGATTTCTTTAACTCTATCTTGAATTGGGTAGTGCCTCCAGCAAGCTTTGTGATACTAGCCTTCTCATGGCCAACCCTGTGTTTCATCAATGCCTGTGAGTGGCTTTATAGCTCTTTCTACAGTGAAAATATGGAAGATAAAGTGGTTATAATCACTGGAGCTTCTTCTGGAATAGGGGAG CAAATTGCATACGAATATGCGAAGAGGAGAGCAAATCTAGTATTGGTGGCAAGGAGAGAGCAGAGGCTTCGAGTGGTCGGTCAGAATGCAAGGGATATGGGTGCAAAGCATGTCACAGTTATAGCTGCAGATGTTGTCAAGGAAGAAGATTGCAGGAGATTCGTTAATGACACAATAAACTTCTATGGGCGTC TCGACCATCTTGTAAATACAGCCAGTTTGGGACATACATTCTACTTTGAAGAAGTCACCGATACGTCCGTGTTTCCCCTTTTGCTG GACATAAATTTTTGGGGAAATGTATACCCAACATCTGTTGCTTTACCTTACCTACAACAGAGTAATGGTCGAATCGTTGTTAATGCATCGGTGGAAACCTGGTTACCTCTGCCAAGGATGAGTTTATATGCT GCAGCTAAGGCTGCTCTTGTAAACTTCTACGAAACACTGAGATTCGAAGTGAAAGATGATGTTGGAATAACAATTGCAACACATGGTTGGATTGGAAGTGAAGTGACCGGAGGCAAGTTCATGCTAGAGGAGGGTGCAGAGATGCAATggaaggaagaaagagaa GTAAATGTAACTGTGGGACCTATAGAGGACTACGCGAGGTTAATCGTATCCGGGGCTTGCCGAGGGGATGCATATGTCAAGTATCCAAGCTGGTATGATATATTCCTTCTTTTCAGGGTTTTTGCACCCAACGTTCTCAATTGGACGCTCCGGTTTCTTCTTGCCACCCATGGCGCGAGAAGAACTTCTCTTTTGGGCACCGGAAGGCCCCTTTTGGAGTACACTGGAAAGCCTTTATTGGAGATGAGCCCCTCTCCTAAGAAACTTCTTGCTAGTCCCACCCACTACTCCCAACTCAGTCCCCTGCAGCAGCCAAAATGGGAATGA
- the LOC122306081 gene encoding ethylene-responsive transcription factor ERF020-like has translation MSCSEESGARTGASTSQQKIKYKGVRQRKWGKWVSEIRVPGSQERLWLGSFATPEAAAVARDVAYYCLRGSSTLDNLNFPLTLPSGVRPGMSPRSVQKAASDAGLAIDAQFITNKLPENEVLKDDKSGHVGAHGLQTECWEFAGDNCGTWEGSELKEGDDQAFSICVEDYI, from the coding sequence ATGAGTTGTTCCGAAGAGAGTGGTGCTAGAACTGGTGCGAGCACATCTCAGCAGAAGATCAAATACAAGGGAGTGCGCCAAAGGAAATGGGGCAAGTGGGTCTCCGAAATCAGAGTCCCCGGCTCCCAAGAACGCCTCTGGCTCGGCTCCTTCGCCACACCCGAGGCTGCTGCGGTGGCTCGCGATGTTGCTTATTATTGCCTGCGCGGATCATCGACGTTGGACAACCTCAACTTCCCACTTACGTTGCCTTCTGGTGTCCGGCCCGGCATGTCGCCGAGATCGGTCCAGAAAGCGGCCTCCGACGCTGGTCTGGCTATCGATGCACAGTTTATCACAAACAAGTTGCCCGAAAATGAAGTACTGAAGGATGATAAAAGTGGTCATGTAGGCGCTCATGGCTTGCAGACGGAGTGTTGGGAGTTCGCGGGAGACAATTGTGGAACATGGGAAGGCAGCGAGttgaaagaaggagatgatCAGGCTTTCAGCATATGCGTCGAAGATTATATTTAA
- the LOC122306080 gene encoding 11-beta-hydroxysteroid dehydrogenase B-like isoform X2: MDFFNSILNWVVPPASFVILAFSWPTLCFINACEWLYSSFYSENMEDKVVIITGASSGIGEQIAYEYAKRRANLVLVARREQRLRVVGQNARDMGAKHVTVIAADVVKEEDCRRFVNDTINFYGRLDHLVNTASLGHTFYFEEVTDTSVFPLLLAAKAALVNFYETLRFEVKDDVGITIATHGWIGSEVTGGKFMLEEGAEMQWKEEREVNVTVGPIEDYARLIVSGACRGDAYVKYPSWYDIFLLFRVFAPNVLNWTLRFLLATHGARRTSLLGTGRPLLEYTGKPLLEMSPSPKKLLASPTHYSQLSPLQQPKWE; encoded by the exons ATGGATTTCTTTAACTCTATCTTGAATTGGGTAGTGCCTCCAGCAAGCTTTGTGATACTAGCCTTCTCATGGCCAACCCTGTGTTTCATCAATGCCTGTGAGTGGCTTTATAGCTCTTTCTACAGTGAAAATATGGAAGATAAAGTGGTTATAATCACTGGAGCTTCTTCTGGAATAGGGGAG CAAATTGCATACGAATATGCGAAGAGGAGAGCAAATCTAGTATTGGTGGCAAGGAGAGAGCAGAGGCTTCGAGTGGTCGGTCAGAATGCAAGGGATATGGGTGCAAAGCATGTCACAGTTATAGCTGCAGATGTTGTCAAGGAAGAAGATTGCAGGAGATTCGTTAATGACACAATAAACTTCTATGGGCGTC TCGACCATCTTGTAAATACAGCCAGTTTGGGACATACATTCTACTTTGAAGAAGTCACCGATACGTCCGTGTTTCCCCTTTTGCTG GCAGCTAAGGCTGCTCTTGTAAACTTCTACGAAACACTGAGATTCGAAGTGAAAGATGATGTTGGAATAACAATTGCAACACATGGTTGGATTGGAAGTGAAGTGACCGGAGGCAAGTTCATGCTAGAGGAGGGTGCAGAGATGCAATggaaggaagaaagagaa GTAAATGTAACTGTGGGACCTATAGAGGACTACGCGAGGTTAATCGTATCCGGGGCTTGCCGAGGGGATGCATATGTCAAGTATCCAAGCTGGTATGATATATTCCTTCTTTTCAGGGTTTTTGCACCCAACGTTCTCAATTGGACGCTCCGGTTTCTTCTTGCCACCCATGGCGCGAGAAGAACTTCTCTTTTGGGCACCGGAAGGCCCCTTTTGGAGTACACTGGAAAGCCTTTATTGGAGATGAGCCCCTCTCCTAAGAAACTTCTTGCTAGTCCCACCCACTACTCCCAACTCAGTCCCCTGCAGCAGCCAAAATGGGAATGA